One region of Wyeomyia smithii strain HCP4-BCI-WySm-NY-G18 chromosome 3, ASM2978416v1, whole genome shotgun sequence genomic DNA includes:
- the LOC129732574 gene encoding uncharacterized protein LOC129732574 isoform X2, translated as MSKHNYTNPAFCQQSEFVSGNANNTCAKGAYKSSSRIERNNLTRSYNRISSGIVRQNSFACHGIETSCEKLVPNSKSDRVTEKYASNTSIVGARYGSVSSILDTSISNKQLSGRYALVPVEEIPVTDKSRYTVLPMEHTLTNDSSSRTIRSQDNIDRYSSITELNIEPNNLSDQFCSLPPLTTPPQSLTQNRLKNAFSSDFGSKSFVLFDQKSNQRYEVVRTEDNEELVDPNHEIIQMHNGRAHRYAVIPTDNNETCLTEKIKEDFKQPPTPQRDNVYDTYKKSLCNLTPQRTLSTGETSSPTQQALATQMLHELLSTPRRADITPSNSPQRRDNQPKMVSSTPKRNEFKPQKLQYDRCLQQARAKQQLHQQQQTQYEAAVRTTAVITPRLNVYDNGCYGETITSPELTDKSWQNASFQKIAHASATIGAVSLMLILCGFLNSGLSLYFTSKIGREYYLDLTIFSGFAAIALGILGFKSRQCNWLPNRNYISVTIFSLLNCCAQLILMTLHPFPGTPLHDVTTGIILGLSSLTLLLISLGAVTSRWCRVPPPDNRVAIV; from the exons ATGTCAAAGCACAACTATACAAATCCTGCCTTTTGTCAGCAGAGTGAATTTGTTTCGGGAAATGCGAACAATACTTGTGCTAAAGGTGCTTACAAATCTTCATCTAGAATTGAGCGAAATAACTTAACGCGATCATATAATCGCATAAGTTCAGGAATAGTGCGACAGAATAGTTTCGCTTGCCATGGAATCGAAACGTCCTGCGAAAAATTAGTACCAAATTCAAAGAGTGACCGAGTGACTGAAAAATATGCATCGAACACATCTATTGTAGGCGCCCGTTACGGTTCCGTTTCTTCTATATTGGACACATCTATAAGTAATAAGCAATTAAGTGGGCGTTACGCATTAGTTCCTGTAGAAGAGATTCCAGTAACCGACAAAAGTAGATACACTGTTCTACCAATGGAACACACATTGACAAACGATTCTTCTTCGAGAACCATTAGAAGTCAAGATAATATAGATCGTTATTCAAGTATAACCGAGCTAAACATCGAACCAAACAATCTTTCGGATCAATTTTGCAGCTTACCTCCTCTTACAACACCACCACAATCTTTAACACAAAATAGACTCAAAAATGCTTTTTCATCGGATTTTGGCAGTAAATCATTTGTGTTATTCGATCAAAAAAGTAATCAACGGTACGAGGTTGTACGTACAGAAGATAATGAAGAGTTGGTCGATCCAAACCACGAGATCATACAAATGCATAACGGCAGAGCTCATCGTTATGCAGTAATTCCCACTGATAATAACGAAACGTGTCTTaccgaaaaaataaaagaagatTTTAAACAACCACCAACTCCGCAAAGAGATAATGTGTATGATACATACAAAAAGTCACTTTGTAATCTAACACCTCAAAGGACTCTTAGTACAGGAGAAACATCATCGCCAACACAACAAGCTTTAGCCACTCAAATGTTACACGAGTTGCTCAGTACTCCAAGACGAGCTGATATTACACCTAGTAATTCACCACAGCGTCGCGACAACCAACCAAAAATGGTCTCGAGTACCCCGAAGCGCAACGAATTTAAGCCGCAAAAGCTTCAGTATGACCGCTGCCTTCAGCAGGCACGCGCCAAACAACAACTGCACCAGCAACAACAAACTCAATATGAGGCAGCTGTGCGCACAACAGCTGTTATTACCCCTCGTTTGAATGTGTACGACAATGGATGCTACGGGGAAACGATAACATCGCCTGAACTAACGGACAAATCTTGGCAGAAtgctagttttcaaaaaattgctCATGCTTCAGCAACAATAGGTGCAGTTTCACTTATGTTGATTCTttgcggatttttgaattctgGACTCAGTCTTTATTTCACATCTAAAATCGGTCGAGAATATTATCTTGACCTAacaattttttccggttttgcTGCTATTGCATTAGGTATCCTGGGATTTAAATCACGGCAATGTAATTGGCTTCCGAATCGTAATTATATATCAG TGACGATATTTTCGCTGTTGAACTGTTGCGCCCAGCTGATACTGATGACCCTTCACCCGTTCCCGGGAACACCATTACACGACGTTACCACAGGAATCATACTAGGACTCTCTTCACTTACCTTGTTGCTAATAAGTTTGGGAGCCGTTACATCCCGTTGGTGTCGTGTACCTCCTCCTGATAATCGTGTAGCTATAGTTTAA
- the LOC129732574 gene encoding uncharacterized protein LOC129732574 isoform X1, translating to MSKHNYTNPAFCQQSEFVSGNANNTCAKGAYKSSSRIERNNLTRSYNRISSGIVRQNSFACHGIETSCEKLVPNSKSDRVTEKYASNTSIVGARYGSVSSILDTSISNKQLSGRYALVPVEEIPVTDKSRYTVLPMEHTLTNDSSSRTIRSQDNIDRYSSITELNIEPNNLSDQFCSLPPLTTPPQSLTQNRLKNAFSSDFGSKSFVLFDQKSNQRYEVVRTEDNEELVDPNHEIIQMHNGRAHRYAVIPTDNNETCLTEKIKEDFKQPPTPQRDNVYDTYKKSLCNLTPQRTLSTGETSSPTQQALATQMLHELLSTPRRADITPSNSPQRRDNQPKMVSSTPKRNEFKPQKLQYDRCLQQARAKQQLHQQQQTQYEAAVRTTAVITPRLNVYDNGCYGETITSPELTDKSWQNASFQKIAHASATIGAVSLMLILCGFLNSGLSLYFTSKIGREYYLDLTIFSGFAAIALGILGFKSRQCNWLPNRNYISGYILVTIFSLLNCCAQLILMTLHPFPGTPLHDVTTGIILGLSSLTLLLISLGAVTSRWCRVPPPDNRVAIV from the exons ATGTCAAAGCACAACTATACAAATCCTGCCTTTTGTCAGCAGAGTGAATTTGTTTCGGGAAATGCGAACAATACTTGTGCTAAAGGTGCTTACAAATCTTCATCTAGAATTGAGCGAAATAACTTAACGCGATCATATAATCGCATAAGTTCAGGAATAGTGCGACAGAATAGTTTCGCTTGCCATGGAATCGAAACGTCCTGCGAAAAATTAGTACCAAATTCAAAGAGTGACCGAGTGACTGAAAAATATGCATCGAACACATCTATTGTAGGCGCCCGTTACGGTTCCGTTTCTTCTATATTGGACACATCTATAAGTAATAAGCAATTAAGTGGGCGTTACGCATTAGTTCCTGTAGAAGAGATTCCAGTAACCGACAAAAGTAGATACACTGTTCTACCAATGGAACACACATTGACAAACGATTCTTCTTCGAGAACCATTAGAAGTCAAGATAATATAGATCGTTATTCAAGTATAACCGAGCTAAACATCGAACCAAACAATCTTTCGGATCAATTTTGCAGCTTACCTCCTCTTACAACACCACCACAATCTTTAACACAAAATAGACTCAAAAATGCTTTTTCATCGGATTTTGGCAGTAAATCATTTGTGTTATTCGATCAAAAAAGTAATCAACGGTACGAGGTTGTACGTACAGAAGATAATGAAGAGTTGGTCGATCCAAACCACGAGATCATACAAATGCATAACGGCAGAGCTCATCGTTATGCAGTAATTCCCACTGATAATAACGAAACGTGTCTTaccgaaaaaataaaagaagatTTTAAACAACCACCAACTCCGCAAAGAGATAATGTGTATGATACATACAAAAAGTCACTTTGTAATCTAACACCTCAAAGGACTCTTAGTACAGGAGAAACATCATCGCCAACACAACAAGCTTTAGCCACTCAAATGTTACACGAGTTGCTCAGTACTCCAAGACGAGCTGATATTACACCTAGTAATTCACCACAGCGTCGCGACAACCAACCAAAAATGGTCTCGAGTACCCCGAAGCGCAACGAATTTAAGCCGCAAAAGCTTCAGTATGACCGCTGCCTTCAGCAGGCACGCGCCAAACAACAACTGCACCAGCAACAACAAACTCAATATGAGGCAGCTGTGCGCACAACAGCTGTTATTACCCCTCGTTTGAATGTGTACGACAATGGATGCTACGGGGAAACGATAACATCGCCTGAACTAACGGACAAATCTTGGCAGAAtgctagttttcaaaaaattgctCATGCTTCAGCAACAATAGGTGCAGTTTCACTTATGTTGATTCTttgcggatttttgaattctgGACTCAGTCTTTATTTCACATCTAAAATCGGTCGAGAATATTATCTTGACCTAacaattttttccggttttgcTGCTATTGCATTAGGTATCCTGGGATTTAAATCACGGCAATGTAATTGGCTTCCGAATCGTAATTATATATCAG GTTATATCCTAGTGACGATATTTTCGCTGTTGAACTGTTGCGCCCAGCTGATACTGATGACCCTTCACCCGTTCCCGGGAACACCATTACACGACGTTACCACAGGAATCATACTAGGACTCTCTTCACTTACCTTGTTGCTAATAAGTTTGGGAGCCGTTACATCCCGTTGGTGTCGTGTACCTCCTCCTGATAATCGTGTAGCTATAGTTTAA